A single window of Rana temporaria chromosome 1, aRanTem1.1, whole genome shotgun sequence DNA harbors:
- the LOC120938839 gene encoding L-lactate dehydrogenase B chain-like encodes MATVQGSLLSSVVKEKTSTPKNKVTIVGVGQVGMACAVSVLLKELPDVLALVDILEDKLQGEKMDLEHGSLFLKTPTIVANKDYSVTADSKLVVVTGGVRQQEGESRLNLVQRNVNVFKFIVPQVVKYSPDATILVVSNPVDIMTYVTWKLSGLPQNKVIGSGTNLDSARFRYLMAQKLGINTASCHGYVLGEHGDTSVPIWSGANVGGVALQSLNPDIGTDKDSENWKDVHKEVVSSAYDVIRLKGYTNWAIGMSVADLAESILKNLSRVHPVSTMVKGFYGIENEVFLSLPCVLNAQGLVQVVNQKLTDDEKAQLQKSAATLWQIQQDLKDL; translated from the exons ATGGCAACTGTACAAGGAAGCCTCCTTTCTTCCGTGGTAAAAGAGAAGACCAGTACTCCCAAGAACAAGGTGACAATCGTAGGAGTTGGTCAAGTTGGCATGGCCTGTGCCGTCAGCGTCCTTCTGAAGGAACTGCCTGATGTGCTTGCCTTGGTTGATATCTTGGAAGATAAACTGCAGGGGGAGAAGATGGACTTGGAACATGGAAGTCTGTTTCTTAAAACGCCAACCATTGTGGCAAACAAAGACTACTCAGTAACAGCTGACTCTAAACTTGTTGTGGTCACTGGCGGAGTCCGTCAACAGGAAGGGGAGAGCCGTCTGAACCTTGTACAGAGAAACGTCAATGTCTTCAAGTTTATTGTCCCTCAGGTGGTAAAATACAGCCCTGATGCCACTATCCTTGTGGTTTCCAATCCAGTTGATATCATGACATATGTAACATGGAAACTAAGCGGTTTGCCACAGAACAAAGTCATTGGAAGTGGAACCAACTTGGATTCAGCAAGGTTTCGCTACCTAATGGCCCAGAAACTTGGCATCAACACTGCAAGCTGCCATGGCTATGTTTTGGGTGAACATGGGG ataccagTGTTCCCATTTGGAGTGGAGCGAATGTTGGTGGAGTCGCCCTTCAGTCTCTTAATCCTGATATTGGAACTGACAAGGATTCAGAGAACTGGAAAGATGTCCACAAAGAGGTAGTTTCCAGTGCTTATGATGTGATCAGACTAAAAGGATACACCAACTGGGCGATCGGCATGAGTGTGGCTGACCTGGCAGAGTCCATCCTCAAGAACCTGAGCAGAGTCCATCCTGTTTCAACCATGGTAAAGGGCTTTTATGGTATTGAGAATGAAGTCTTCCTGAGTCTCCCATGTGTCCTGAACGCACAAGGTCTAGTTCAAGTTGTGAATCAGAAACTGACAGATGATGAGAAGGCTCAGCTGCAGAAGAGCGCAGCGACCCTGTGGCAGATCCAGCAAGATCTCAAAGACCTCTGA